The Papaver somniferum cultivar HN1 chromosome 3, ASM357369v1, whole genome shotgun sequence genome includes a region encoding these proteins:
- the LOC113356071 gene encoding protein NRT1/ PTR FAMILY 5.10-like, translated as MGVLSSVNGDANDHYEVPLLTNSTTDGHGVQKNTTSSSIDFVEGVVDYKGEKVFDRLKFGGWKSASFLILLSTADSFVNVGMILNLISYLTGPLQQPTLTAAKNINILAGVTWMVPLFTSLFVDCFLGQFRTILFSCLIYITGFGFLTLSVLHPYLKQSDCVNKILCNSPSSFQVLFFYMSLYIASVGGSGFRLCAQAFGADQFDETSSDECKSKSSFFNWWYFAASIGTILSQLILNYIQDNLSWAIAFGISGIVMMVALTVFLLRMHTYRYNVKKNNSHAILDIIRVYVVAARNWRSKTSIDHEQAIGTAHQIPFGSHQFKFLDKALIDFSNNPVVSRKSCIACSFSQVEDAKVLLQLVPIWITCLIYVVVSSQSMTFFTKQSITLDRSIGPNFQIPAASIYILVTLSIAFFVPIYDRLFIPLARIVTGNPNGITTLQRIGCGIFFSTTSMVVAAVIEKKRLQAALNFGLIDNPNATIPMSVLWLVPQYVLTGFESVFTFIGLQEFFYDQSPKGLKSVGLSLFYSMCGIGSFLSGILITIIERVTCGDGSYGWFANNLNQAHLDYFYWLLAGLSTLQLVTFLYFSNSYRYRRGT; from the exons ATGGGGGTCTTAAGTTCTGTTAATGGTGATGCCAATGATCATTATGAAGTCCCGTTACTCACTAACAGCACCACAGACGGTCATGGAGTACAGAAAAACACTACTAGTAGTAGTATTGATTTTGTCGAAGGTGTCGTTGATTACAAAGGAGAAAAAGTGTTTGATAGATTGAAGTTTGGAGGATGGAAATCTGCTTCTTTCTTGATTCTACTCTCTACTGCGGACTCATTTGTTAACGTTGGAATGATTTTAAACCTCATTAGCTATCTTACTGGTCCTCTCCAGCAACCAACTCTTACGGCAGCCAAGAATATCAACATTTTGGCCGGAGTTACATGGATGGTTCCACTCTTCACTTCACTCTTCGTTGATTGTTTTCTTGGTCAATTTCGTACCATCTTATTCTCTTGTCTCATCTACATTACG GGATTCGGATTCTTAACACTATCAGTCCTGCATCCTTACTTAAAGCAAAGTGACTGCGTTAACAAAATCCTGTGCAATTCTCCATCTTCTTTCCAAGTTCTTTTCTTCTACATGTCTTTGTATATAGCATCAGTTGGGGGTTCAGGATTTCGATTATGTGCACAGGCATTTGGTGCCGACCAGTTTGATGAGACCAGCTCAGACGAATGCAAGTCCAAGAGCTCATTCTTCAATTGGTGGTATTTTGCAGCTAGTATTGGGACTATTCTTTCTCAGTTGATTTTGAACTACATACAGGATAACTTAAGTTGGGCAATAGCATTTGGCATATCTGGCATTGTCATGATGGTTGCATTAACTGTCTTCTTGCTCCGAATGCATACTTATCGCTATAATGTCAAAAAGAATAATTCCCACGCGATATTGGACATAATCCGAGTATATGTTGTTGCTGCAAGGAACTGGAGAAGCAAGACTAGTATCGACCACGAGCAGGCAATAGGAACTGCACATCAAATTCCTTTCGGTTCTCATCAATTCAA GTTTCTAGACAAAGcgttgattgatttttctaacAACCCAGTTGTTTCAAGGAAATCTTGCATAGCATGCAGCTTTAGTCAGGTTGAAGACGCAAAGGTGCTATTACAGTTGGTTCCAATATGGATTACATGTTTGATctatgttgttgtatcttctcagtcaatgactttcttcactaagcAAAGCATCACCCTGGACAGATCCATAGGACCAAATTTCCAAATACCAGCTGCCTCAATTTATATCTTAGTGACCTTATCCATAGCCTTCTTCGTACCAATATACGATCGTCTTTTCATTCCTCTTGCTCGAATTGTGACTGGAAATCCCAACGGCATAACCACACTTCAAAGGATAGGTTGTGGCATTTTCTTTTCTACAACATCTATGGTGGTTGCAGCTGTAATTGAGAAGAAAAGGCTGCAAGCAGCTCTAAATTTCGGGTTGATAGACAATCCAAATGCAACCATTCCAATGAGTGTGCTGTGGCTGGTTCCTCAATATGTCTTGACTGGTTTTGAGTCTGTTTTTACCTTTATTGGTTTGCAAGAATTCTTCTATGATCAATCTCCAAAAGGGTTAAAGAGTGTAGGTCTATCACTTTTTTACAGCATGTGCGGCATAGGGAGCTTTCTTAGTGGCATTCTCATCACTATCATTGAGAGGGTGACCTGCGGCGACGGGTCATATGGTTGGTTTGCGAACAACCTCAATCAGGCTCATCTTGATTACTTTTATTGGCTTCTTGCTGGGCTTAGTACACTACAGTTGGTTACTTTCCTATATTTTTCAAATTCTTACCGCTATAGGAGGGGAACTTAA